One genomic region from Ornithinimicrobium flavum encodes:
- the murD gene encoding UDP-N-acetylmuramoyl-L-alanine--D-glutamate ligase gives MTGFAVADALLQHGAVVTVLDTGNASERQQTQAGILGILGADVRLGPEHVAGWPVAGEGRDSGSSGEPPGVAGAPGEPPGVAGSPGDPVSPLDVDVVVTSPGWSPDHPVLRAAAERGIPVWSEVELAWRLRPRVGAAPWLAVTGTNGKTTTVQILEMILQTAGLRAIAVGNVGTPVLDAVQHPDPYDVIAVELSSFQLHHTYSMSPLASCVLNLAPDHLDWHGSLEGYAAAKARVYERTQVACVYNVQDARTEAMVEEAEVVEGCRAVGFTLGTPGLSMVGLVDDVLADRAFVEERRTSAAELGTLADLSRASGGDGSTPPPPHLVADALAAAALARAAGITPAAVRDGLRAFRTDAHRTAVVAERGGVTWVDDSKATNPHAAQAALLAYPHVVWVAGGQLKGADVDELVADVAGRLRAVVLLGADRGRIAEALARHAPDVPVEDVGVADHGDMLALQGLMDDVVARAAALARPGDVVLLAPAAASLDMFPSYGSRGDVFAAAVRRHLGVSGEGS, from the coding sequence GTGACCGGCTTCGCGGTCGCCGACGCCCTCCTGCAGCACGGCGCGGTCGTCACCGTCCTCGACACCGGCAACGCCAGCGAGCGGCAGCAGACCCAGGCCGGCATCCTCGGCATCCTCGGCGCCGACGTCCGCCTCGGCCCGGAGCACGTCGCAGGGTGGCCCGTGGCCGGCGAGGGACGTGACAGTGGTTCATCTGGTGAACCACCAGGTGTCGCTGGTGCGCCCGGTGAACCACCCGGTGTCGCTGGGTCGCCCGGTGACCCGGTGTCACCTCTGGACGTGGACGTCGTGGTCACCTCGCCCGGCTGGAGCCCCGACCACCCGGTGCTGCGGGCGGCGGCGGAGCGCGGCATACCGGTCTGGAGCGAGGTCGAGCTCGCCTGGCGCCTGCGCCCCCGGGTGGGCGCCGCGCCGTGGCTGGCGGTCACCGGGACCAACGGCAAGACGACCACCGTGCAGATCCTGGAGATGATCCTGCAGACCGCCGGGCTGCGGGCCATCGCCGTCGGCAACGTCGGCACCCCCGTGCTGGACGCCGTGCAGCACCCGGACCCCTACGACGTCATCGCCGTCGAGCTGTCCAGCTTCCAGCTGCACCACACCTACTCCATGAGCCCGCTCGCCTCGTGCGTGCTCAACCTCGCGCCGGACCACCTCGACTGGCACGGCTCACTGGAGGGGTATGCCGCGGCCAAGGCCCGCGTCTACGAGCGCACCCAGGTCGCCTGCGTCTACAACGTCCAGGACGCCCGCACCGAGGCGATGGTGGAGGAGGCCGAGGTCGTGGAGGGCTGCCGGGCGGTCGGCTTCACCCTCGGCACGCCCGGGCTGTCGATGGTCGGGCTGGTCGACGACGTGCTCGCCGACCGGGCCTTCGTGGAGGAGCGGCGCACCTCGGCCGCCGAGCTCGGCACGCTCGCCGACCTGTCCCGCGCGTCCGGCGGGGACGGTTCCACCCCGCCACCCCCGCACCTGGTCGCCGACGCCCTGGCCGCCGCCGCCCTGGCCCGAGCCGCCGGCATCACCCCGGCCGCCGTCCGGGACGGCCTGCGGGCCTTCCGCACCGACGCCCACCGGACCGCGGTCGTGGCCGAGCGCGGCGGCGTGACCTGGGTCGACGACTCCAAGGCCACCAACCCGCACGCCGCCCAGGCTGCCCTGCTGGCCTACCCGCACGTCGTGTGGGTCGCCGGCGGCCAGCTCAAGGGCGCCGACGTCGACGAGCTCGTCGCCGACGTCGCGGGAAGGCTGCGGGCCGTGGTGCTGCTCGGCGCCGACCGCGGGCGGATCGCCGAGGCGCTCGCCCGACACGCGCCGGATGTCCCCGTGGAAGACGTCGGCGTCGCCGACCATGGGGACATGCTGGCTCTGCAGGGGTTGATGGACGACGTGGTCGCGCGGGCCGCGGCGCTCGCCCGCCCCGGTGACGTGGTGCTCCTGGCTCCCGCCGCGGCCAGCCTCGACATGTTCCCCAGCTACGGCAGCCGCGGCGACGTCTTCGCCGCGGCGGTGCGCCGGCACCTCGGGGTGAGCGGGGAGGGGTCGTGA
- the mraZ gene encoding division/cell wall cluster transcriptional repressor MraZ, translated as MILPAKYRDKLSDGLVITRGQERCLFIYAQADFEAMAAQWQASPTTSKAVRDHQRVFLSGASDEVPDKQGRITIPPMLRTYAGLRSDCTVIGAGDRVEVWDTEAWSTYLAETEQAYSERSEEVVPGLM; from the coding sequence ATGATCCTCCCGGCGAAGTACCGCGACAAGCTCTCCGACGGCCTGGTCATCACCCGCGGCCAGGAGCGGTGCCTGTTCATCTACGCCCAGGCCGACTTCGAGGCCATGGCCGCGCAGTGGCAGGCCAGCCCGACCACCTCCAAGGCCGTCCGCGACCACCAGCGCGTCTTCCTCTCCGGTGCCTCCGACGAGGTCCCTGACAAGCAGGGCCGCATCACCATCCCGCCGATGCTGCGCACCTACGCCGGGCTCCGGTCGGACTGCACCGTCATCGGTGCCGGCGACCGGGTCGAGGTCTGGGACACCGAGGCGTGGAGCACCTACCTCGCCGAGACCGAGCAGGCCTACTCCGAGCGCTCGGAGGAGGTGGTCCCCGGGCTGATGTGA
- the rsmH gene encoding 16S rRNA (cytosine(1402)-N(4))-methyltransferase RsmH → MPSTPTSDRHVPVLLERCVELLAPALAEPGSVFVDGTLGMGGHTEAVLRACPHARAVGIDRDPQALALATERLAPFGDRFVPVHDVSDDVPGVLADLGLPRAHGILFDLGVSSLQLDETDRGFAYRTDAPLDMRMDQSTGPTAADVLNTYEARDLARVLRDYGEERSARQIARAIVRRREVEPFTTSGPLVELLHDVVPAASQRSGGHPAKRTFQALRIEVNAELSVWARGMDAALRALAVGGRIVVLSYHSLEDRITKQALAAGATSSAPPGMPVELPEQRPWLRLLVRGAEQADAAEQAANARSASVRLRAAERTRSTPDQAPQTAADTRDQTRDSTPTAPEGRP, encoded by the coding sequence ATGCCGAGCACCCCCACCTCCGACCGCCACGTGCCGGTGCTGCTCGAGCGCTGCGTCGAGCTGCTCGCCCCCGCGCTCGCAGAGCCCGGGTCGGTCTTCGTCGACGGCACGCTGGGGATGGGCGGGCACACCGAGGCGGTGCTGCGGGCCTGCCCGCATGCGCGGGCGGTCGGCATCGACCGCGACCCGCAGGCGCTGGCCCTCGCCACCGAGCGGTTGGCGCCCTTCGGTGACCGGTTCGTCCCGGTGCACGACGTCAGCGACGACGTGCCGGGCGTCCTGGCCGACCTCGGTCTGCCGCGTGCCCACGGCATCCTCTTCGACCTGGGCGTCTCGTCGCTGCAGCTGGACGAGACCGACCGCGGCTTCGCCTACCGCACCGACGCGCCCCTGGACATGCGGATGGACCAGTCCACCGGCCCCACCGCCGCCGACGTGCTCAACACCTACGAGGCGCGCGACCTCGCCCGGGTGCTGCGCGACTACGGCGAGGAGCGCTCCGCCCGGCAGATCGCCCGCGCGATCGTCCGCCGGCGCGAGGTCGAGCCGTTCACCACCTCCGGCCCGCTGGTCGAGCTGCTCCACGACGTCGTGCCCGCCGCCTCCCAGCGCAGCGGCGGCCACCCCGCCAAGCGCACCTTCCAGGCGCTGCGCATCGAGGTCAACGCCGAGCTGTCGGTGTGGGCGCGCGGGATGGACGCGGCGCTGCGCGCGCTCGCGGTCGGCGGGCGGATCGTCGTCCTGTCCTACCACTCGCTCGAGGACCGCATCACCAAGCAGGCGCTGGCCGCCGGCGCCACCAGCTCGGCCCCTCCCGGCATGCCCGTGGAGCTTCCGGAGCAGCGGCCCTGGCTGCGGCTGCTCGTCCGCGGCGCCGAGCAGGCCGACGCGGCCGAGCAGGCCGCCAATGCGCGCTCTGCCTCGGTCCGCCTCCGCGCCGCCGAGCGCACCCGCAGCACCCCCGACCAGGCACCGCAGACCGCCGCCGACACCCGTGACCAGACCCGTGACTCCACCCCGACCGCACCGGAGGGCCGCCCATGA
- the mraY gene encoding phospho-N-acetylmuramoyl-pentapeptide-transferase: MVNVVLAGGVAMLVALFGTPLFIRFLVRQGYGQFIRDDGPTSHHTKRGTPTMGGAVIIAATLLGYVVSHLLLILLDATGMLEVTHSRFTLSALLVLFLITGLGFIGFLDDYTKISKQRSLGLTSIEKLAGQTVIAVIFALLALLVTGDSTRAPASTAISFVRDTSIDLAFAGPVLGVILFILWANVLIAGASNGVNLTDGLDGLATGASVMVFGAYTVIGIWQYNQNCQLAPGPNCYDVRDALDLAVVACSVAGACFGFLWWNAAPAKIFMGDTGSLALGGGLAGLAITTHTELLLAVLGGLFVMITLSVIIQVASFKLTRRRVFRMAPLQHHFELLGWAEVTIVIRFWIVAGMCVAVGLALFYGEWVANL, from the coding sequence ATGGTCAACGTCGTCCTCGCCGGCGGGGTCGCGATGCTCGTGGCGCTCTTCGGCACGCCCCTGTTCATCCGGTTCCTCGTGCGCCAGGGCTACGGGCAGTTCATCCGCGACGACGGACCCACCTCCCACCACACCAAGCGCGGCACCCCCACGATGGGCGGCGCGGTCATCATCGCCGCGACGCTGCTGGGCTACGTCGTCTCCCACCTGCTGCTCATCCTGCTCGACGCGACCGGGATGCTCGAGGTGACCCACAGCCGGTTCACGCTGTCGGCGCTGCTCGTGCTCTTTCTCATCACCGGCCTGGGCTTCATCGGATTCCTCGACGACTACACCAAGATCTCCAAGCAGCGCAGCCTGGGTCTGACCTCGATCGAGAAGCTCGCCGGCCAGACGGTGATCGCGGTGATCTTCGCGCTGCTCGCGCTGCTCGTGACCGGCGACAGCACCCGGGCCCCGGCCTCGACGGCGATCTCGTTCGTCCGCGACACGAGCATCGACCTGGCCTTCGCCGGCCCGGTGCTGGGCGTGATCCTCTTCATCCTGTGGGCCAACGTCCTCATCGCCGGGGCCTCCAACGGCGTCAACCTCACCGACGGCCTCGACGGCCTGGCCACCGGCGCGAGCGTCATGGTCTTCGGCGCCTACACCGTCATCGGCATCTGGCAGTACAACCAGAACTGCCAGCTCGCCCCCGGCCCCAACTGCTACGACGTGCGCGACGCCCTCGACCTGGCGGTCGTCGCCTGCTCGGTGGCCGGTGCCTGCTTCGGCTTCCTGTGGTGGAACGCTGCGCCGGCGAAGATCTTCATGGGCGACACCGGCTCGCTGGCCCTCGGCGGCGGGCTCGCCGGCCTGGCGATCACCACCCACACCGAGCTGCTGCTCGCGGTGCTCGGCGGGCTCTTCGTCATGATCACCCTGTCGGTCATCATCCAGGTCGCGTCCTTCAAGCTCACGCGTAGACGGGTGTTCCGGATGGCTCCCCTGCAGCACCACTTCGAGCTGCTCGGCTGGGCCGAGGTGACCATCGTCATCCGCTTCTGGATCGTCGCCGGCATGTGCGTGGCCGTCGGGCTCGCGCTCTTCTACGGCGAGTGGGTGGCCAACCTGTGA
- a CDS encoding peptidoglycan D,D-transpeptidase FtsI family protein, with the protein MAAPRTARRPQGAVAPGVVHPARRARVLFLGVLVVLSLFAAQLVRLQGLDAGSVSAAALGQRLQVKAIPAARGTITDVHGAELAVSVERKRIIADPTLVVDYKRRVDGEVVGEGFAAAADVVAEVTGADRADVLERLENPLGEKYAVLVPDASPQQWQELLAEGVPGLAAEDLMRRDYPLGEAVSPVVGWIGAGDVPAGGYELVYHDSLTGVPGEAVYEAGGNGQMISTGLYEETPAQPGEDLRLSIDADLQWYAYNALEKRVKEADALGGYIAVMEVRTGRLVALTSYPGFDPDKAPEKPEDLRNAAVEDVYEPGSTSKLITAAAALEEGLVELDTPIEVPVRVRRGGASFKDATEKPVQHLTFAGVLANSSNKGTILYGEKLTDEQLHDWALKFGMGSYTGLDLPGESPGLVPDPEIWSATTRYTFMFGQGLSGNMLQQLGVFQTIANGGVRLPPSLVAGTVDTEGRYHEQPVPEGRRVVSEETAAELTHAMTAVPSTGGTAPTAAVPGYHVAGKTSTATRIDPETGRYEGGTTASFMGFAPVDDPQYAVAVVIQRPNKISEFGGVISGPVFSDVMRYTLTKAGIPPASTPPAEVALDYDPSDPVPDQPGLRLDDIAIKDERTGG; encoded by the coding sequence GTGGCAGCACCGCGCACTGCCCGCCGCCCCCAGGGGGCCGTGGCTCCCGGCGTCGTCCACCCCGCCCGGCGGGCGCGTGTCCTCTTCCTCGGCGTCCTGGTCGTCCTGAGCCTCTTCGCGGCCCAGCTCGTCCGGCTCCAGGGCCTGGACGCCGGCAGCGTCTCCGCCGCCGCGCTGGGCCAGCGGCTCCAGGTCAAGGCGATCCCGGCCGCCCGCGGCACCATCACCGACGTGCACGGCGCCGAGCTGGCCGTCTCCGTCGAGCGCAAGCGGATCATCGCCGACCCGACGCTGGTCGTGGACTACAAGCGGCGCGTCGACGGCGAGGTCGTGGGGGAGGGCTTCGCCGCGGCGGCCGACGTCGTCGCCGAGGTGACCGGCGCCGACCGTGCCGACGTCCTCGAGCGCCTGGAGAACCCGCTCGGCGAGAAGTATGCGGTGCTCGTCCCCGACGCCTCGCCCCAGCAGTGGCAGGAGCTGCTCGCCGAGGGCGTGCCCGGCCTGGCCGCCGAGGACCTCATGCGCCGCGACTACCCGCTCGGGGAGGCGGTCTCCCCGGTGGTGGGCTGGATCGGCGCCGGCGACGTGCCGGCCGGCGGCTACGAGCTCGTCTACCACGACTCCCTCACCGGCGTGCCGGGCGAGGCGGTCTACGAGGCCGGCGGCAACGGCCAGATGATCAGCACCGGTCTCTACGAGGAGACCCCGGCCCAGCCGGGGGAGGACCTGCGCCTCAGCATCGACGCCGACCTGCAGTGGTACGCGTACAACGCCCTGGAGAAGCGGGTCAAGGAGGCCGACGCGCTCGGCGGCTACATCGCCGTCATGGAGGTCCGCACCGGCCGTCTCGTGGCCCTGACCAGCTACCCCGGCTTCGACCCCGACAAGGCACCGGAGAAGCCCGAGGACCTGCGCAACGCCGCGGTAGAGGACGTCTACGAGCCGGGCTCGACGTCCAAGCTCATCACCGCCGCGGCCGCGCTCGAGGAGGGCCTGGTCGAGCTCGACACCCCGATCGAGGTCCCCGTGCGCGTTCGCCGCGGCGGCGCCTCCTTCAAGGACGCGACCGAGAAGCCGGTCCAGCACCTCACCTTCGCCGGCGTGCTGGCCAACTCCTCCAACAAGGGCACGATCCTCTACGGCGAGAAGCTCACCGACGAGCAGCTGCACGACTGGGCGCTGAAGTTCGGTATGGGGTCGTACACCGGCCTCGACCTGCCGGGCGAGTCGCCCGGTCTGGTCCCGGACCCGGAGATCTGGAGCGCCACGACCCGCTACACCTTCATGTTCGGGCAGGGCCTGTCGGGCAACATGCTCCAGCAGCTCGGCGTCTTCCAGACCATCGCCAACGGCGGCGTCCGTCTGCCCCCCAGCCTGGTCGCGGGCACGGTCGACACCGAGGGCCGCTACCACGAGCAGCCGGTCCCGGAGGGCAGGCGGGTGGTCAGCGAGGAGACCGCCGCCGAGCTCACCCACGCGATGACGGCCGTGCCGTCCACCGGCGGCACCGCCCCGACGGCCGCCGTCCCGGGCTACCACGTCGCGGGCAAGACCAGCACGGCGACGCGCATCGACCCGGAGACGGGGCGCTACGAGGGCGGCACGACGGCGAGCTTCATGGGCTTCGCCCCGGTCGACGACCCGCAGTACGCCGTGGCCGTCGTCATCCAGCGCCCCAACAAGATCAGCGAGTTCGGCGGTGTCATCTCCGGCCCGGTCTTCTCCGACGTCATGCGCTACACGCTCACTAAGGCGGGCATCCCGCCCGCCTCCACGCCGCCCGCCGAGGTCGCGCTCGACTACGATCCTTCTGACCCGGTGCCGGACCAGCCGGGCCTTCGACTGGACGACATCGCCATCAAGGACGAAAGGACCGGTGGGTGA
- the ftsW gene encoding putative lipid II flippase FtsW gives MTAPTRSRPGQRPSRPAGSTRTADTVTRSVAAPEGGWSVQSVGEWLRSPVAPYYLVLVSASVLTAFGLYMVLSASSVGSYVDSGSSYTVFLSQLVYAVGGVALAVVGSRLPLAWWKKLAWPAVFLAVALQLLVFSPLGLDEFQGNRNWIQIGNRSLQPSEFGKVALVIFGAAVLATKRRVIHKPIHALVPLVLPFGVVLVGLVLQGNDLGTGMIMLGILVGLLWAAGLPAKWFVGMGAIAVAGVAFLAADSANRMARIQTWIGGICDNPHSAPGCFQKIHAEYALADGGWWGLGPGGSREKWELLPEPHNDFILAIIGEEFGLPGTISVLVLFAVLAYACYRIISQSEDMFTRLAAAGLMVWFLGQAMINIGSVIGMFPIIGVPLPLVSSGGSALVAALIGIGLLLALARNLPGAQERMGGRTSTLRHTLSAVPDGRGPAPARRPAPRRSGATAGSRPAAASTREAPPAKSAARKSAPKKAAGRVPATRPGSRTRPRGSR, from the coding sequence GTGACGGCCCCCACCCGCAGCCGCCCGGGTCAGCGACCCTCCCGTCCCGCCGGCAGCACTCGCACCGCCGACACGGTCACCCGCAGCGTCGCCGCGCCCGAGGGGGGCTGGTCGGTGCAGTCCGTGGGGGAGTGGCTGCGCTCGCCCGTCGCGCCCTACTACCTCGTGCTCGTCAGCGCCTCGGTGCTGACCGCGTTCGGCCTCTACATGGTGCTGTCGGCCAGCAGCGTCGGCTCCTACGTCGACAGCGGCAGCTCCTACACCGTCTTCCTGTCCCAGCTGGTCTACGCCGTCGGCGGGGTCGCCCTCGCGGTCGTCGGCTCCCGCCTGCCGCTGGCGTGGTGGAAGAAGCTGGCGTGGCCGGCGGTCTTCCTCGCCGTCGCGCTCCAGCTGCTCGTCTTCTCCCCGCTGGGGCTCGACGAGTTCCAGGGCAACCGCAACTGGATCCAGATCGGCAACCGCAGCCTGCAGCCCTCGGAGTTCGGCAAGGTCGCCCTCGTCATCTTCGGCGCGGCGGTGCTGGCCACCAAGCGCCGGGTCATCCACAAGCCGATCCACGCGCTCGTCCCCCTCGTCCTGCCCTTCGGCGTGGTGCTGGTCGGGCTCGTCCTGCAGGGCAACGACCTCGGCACCGGCATGATCATGCTGGGCATCCTCGTCGGGCTGCTCTGGGCCGCCGGGCTGCCGGCGAAGTGGTTCGTCGGGATGGGTGCGATCGCCGTCGCCGGCGTCGCCTTCCTCGCCGCCGACAGCGCCAACCGGATGGCCCGCATCCAGACCTGGATCGGCGGCATCTGCGACAACCCGCACTCCGCCCCCGGGTGCTTCCAGAAGATCCACGCCGAGTACGCCCTGGCCGACGGCGGCTGGTGGGGTCTGGGCCCCGGCGGGTCGCGGGAGAAGTGGGAGCTGCTGCCCGAGCCGCACAACGACTTCATCCTGGCGATCATCGGCGAGGAGTTCGGCCTCCCCGGCACGATCTCCGTGCTCGTCCTCTTCGCCGTGCTGGCCTACGCCTGCTACCGGATCATCTCCCAGTCCGAGGACATGTTCACCCGCCTCGCGGCCGCCGGGCTCATGGTGTGGTTCCTGGGCCAGGCCATGATCAACATCGGCTCGGTCATCGGAATGTTCCCCATCATCGGCGTGCCGCTGCCGCTGGTCTCCAGCGGCGGGTCGGCCCTCGTCGCCGCCCTCATCGGCATCGGTCTCCTGCTCGCCCTCGCCCGCAACCTGCCCGGCGCCCAGGAGCGGATGGGCGGCCGCACCTCCACCCTGCGGCACACCCTGTCGGCCGTGCCCGACGGGCGTGGCCCCGCCCCGGCCCGCCGCCCGGCGCCTCGCCGCTCCGGCGCCACCGCCGGCTCCCGGCCCGCTGCCGCGTCGACGCGCGAGGCGCCTCCGGCGAAGAGCGCGGCGCGGAAGTCCGCGCCAAAGAAGGCCGCTGGCCGGGTCCCTGCGACGCGCCCCGGGTCGCGCACCCGGCCCAGGGGGAGCCGGTGA
- a CDS encoding AAA family ATPase, with translation MSSIPYAPEATDLDDVQSVAGSIHGAITSVIEGKDEVVSTAVTVLLAEGHLLVEDVPGVGKTMLAKTLARAIDCQVSRVQFTPDLLPSDITGVSVFNQETRDFEFRRGAIFANVIVGDEINRASPKTQSALLEAMEERQVTVDGQTYPLPRPFLVMATQNPIEMEGTYPLPEAQRDRFMARISMGYPSARAEMAMLESHGGVSPLDALVPVTTAEAVQRQIEAIRNLHVAPALRQYVVELVTASRTHRMLRLGASPRAGLQLMRAGRAHAALAGRDHVLPEDVQAMAVPVLAHRVLQTGEASLARASTADIIRDLVERTTVPSGR, from the coding sequence ATGTCGAGCATCCCCTACGCGCCCGAGGCGACCGACCTGGACGACGTGCAGTCCGTCGCCGGCTCCATCCACGGGGCCATCACCTCGGTGATCGAGGGGAAGGACGAGGTGGTCTCCACCGCTGTCACCGTGCTCCTGGCCGAGGGCCACCTGCTGGTCGAGGACGTCCCCGGCGTGGGCAAGACGATGCTGGCCAAGACGCTGGCCCGGGCCATCGACTGCCAGGTCAGCCGCGTGCAGTTCACCCCCGACCTGCTCCCCAGCGACATCACCGGGGTGAGCGTCTTCAACCAGGAGACGCGCGACTTCGAGTTCCGCCGGGGCGCGATCTTCGCCAACGTCATCGTCGGCGACGAGATCAACCGCGCCTCCCCCAAGACCCAGTCCGCGCTGCTGGAGGCCATGGAGGAGCGCCAGGTCACCGTGGACGGGCAGACCTACCCCCTGCCCCGCCCCTTCCTCGTCATGGCCACCCAGAACCCCATCGAGATGGAGGGCACCTACCCCCTCCCCGAGGCCCAGCGCGACCGGTTCATGGCCCGGATCTCGATGGGCTACCCCTCCGCCCGCGCCGAGATGGCGATGCTGGAGAGCCACGGCGGCGTGAGCCCGCTCGACGCGCTCGTCCCAGTCACCACGGCCGAGGCGGTGCAGCGCCAGATCGAGGCGATCCGGAACCTTCACGTCGCCCCCGCGTTACGTCAGTATGTCGTCGAGCTCGTCACCGCCTCCCGCACCCACCGCATGCTGCGCCTCGGGGCCTCGCCGCGCGCGGGCCTGCAGCTGATGCGGGCCGGCCGCGCCCACGCCGCGCTCGCCGGGCGCGACCACGTGCTGCCCGAGGACGTCCAGGCGATGGCCGTGCCCGTCCTGGCCCACCGGGTCCTGCAGACCGGCGAGGCGTCCCTGGCCCGGGCGAGCACCGCCGACATCATCCGGGACCTGGTGGAGCGCACCACCGTCCCCTCCGGCCGCTGA
- a CDS encoding UDP-N-acetylmuramoyl-tripeptide--D-alanyl-D-alanine ligase has translation MIPLSLREIAQVTGGHVHPDTAEVRDLRVTGPVVTDSREVGPGGLYVARRGENADGHDYLAAAAAAGAVAALTNRVVDELPCVVVEEDPARISGRPDRPPYDAVTRAFAALAREVHDRCDAAGGLRTVAITGSSGKTSTKDLMAQVLEELGPTLSPEASYNSEVGVPLTVCRLTDRTAYLVAEMGASGRGHIAHLTQIAPPLVSVVLNVGTAHLGEFGSREAIAEAKSELVAALRPGGLAVLNADDPAVARMEGIARSVGARVMTVGRADHAQLRASEVRLDERGRASFLLHPPRGGTGADPAQPLPVSLRLVGEQHVGNALSVAAVAHEWGMSWSAVVEALGRAVPRSPGRMQVTDRPDGVTVINDAYNANPDSMRVALQTLAAMRRSSGRLVVALGGMLELGDASEAEHAGIGTLAAELGIDHLVAVGDLAAAAATAYLAAGGVAATTVADRHEARTVLEGMLTADDVVLLKSSRDSGLRLLGDELAAGEG, from the coding sequence GTGATCCCCCTGAGCCTCCGCGAGATCGCGCAGGTGACCGGCGGGCACGTGCATCCCGACACGGCGGAGGTGCGTGACCTGCGCGTCACCGGCCCGGTCGTCACCGACTCCCGCGAGGTCGGCCCCGGTGGCCTCTACGTCGCCCGGCGCGGGGAGAACGCCGACGGCCACGACTACCTCGCCGCCGCGGCGGCCGCGGGCGCGGTCGCCGCCCTCACCAACCGGGTCGTCGACGAGCTGCCGTGCGTCGTGGTCGAGGAGGACCCCGCGCGGATCTCCGGCCGCCCCGACCGACCGCCCTACGACGCCGTCACCCGGGCCTTCGCCGCCCTGGCCCGGGAGGTGCACGACCGCTGCGACGCCGCCGGCGGCCTGCGCACGGTGGCGATCACCGGCTCCTCGGGCAAGACCTCGACCAAGGACCTCATGGCCCAGGTGCTCGAGGAGCTCGGCCCGACCCTGTCGCCCGAGGCGTCCTACAACTCCGAGGTCGGGGTCCCGCTCACCGTCTGCCGGCTCACCGACCGGACCGCCTACCTCGTGGCCGAGATGGGGGCCTCGGGCCGGGGTCACATCGCCCACCTGACCCAGATCGCCCCGCCGCTGGTCTCGGTCGTCCTCAACGTCGGCACCGCCCACCTCGGGGAGTTCGGCTCCCGCGAGGCGATCGCGGAGGCCAAGTCCGAGCTGGTGGCGGCCCTGCGGCCCGGCGGGCTGGCGGTGCTCAACGCCGACGACCCGGCCGTGGCCCGGATGGAGGGCATCGCCCGCTCCGTGGGCGCCCGGGTGATGACCGTCGGGCGCGCCGACCACGCCCAGCTCCGCGCGAGCGAGGTGCGCCTCGACGAGCGCGGGCGGGCCTCCTTCCTCCTGCACCCGCCCCGCGGCGGGACCGGTGCGGACCCCGCACAGCCGCTCCCGGTCAGCCTGCGCCTGGTGGGGGAGCAGCACGTGGGCAACGCCCTGTCGGTCGCGGCCGTCGCCCACGAGTGGGGGATGTCCTGGTCCGCCGTCGTGGAGGCGCTCGGCCGGGCGGTCCCGCGCTCCCCGGGCCGGATGCAGGTCACCGACCGCCCCGACGGCGTGACGGTCATCAACGACGCCTACAACGCCAACCCCGACTCGATGCGGGTCGCCCTGCAGACGCTGGCCGCGATGCGGCGCAGCAGCGGCCGGCTCGTCGTCGCCCTCGGCGGCATGCTGGAGCTGGGGGACGCCTCCGAGGCCGAGCACGCCGGGATCGGCACCCTGGCCGCGGAGCTGGGGATCGACCACCTCGTCGCGGTGGGCGACCTCGCCGCCGCGGCCGCCACCGCATACCTCGCCGCCGGAGGGGTCGCCGCGACCACGGTCGCCGACCGGCACGAGGCCCGGACCGTCCTGGAGGGGATGCTCACCGCCGACGACGTCGTCCTGCTCAAGAGCAGCCGTGACTCCGGGCTGCGCCTGCTGGGTGACGAGCTCGCGGCAGGGGAGGGCTGA